One stretch of Priestia megaterium DNA includes these proteins:
- a CDS encoding flagellar assembly protein FliT: MINDLYQLTDEIYRLTQTFSDKNREEGIQKLEYLLLKRRDLIEKLPPKSRDNESMGKKIVEMNKAIDQKLILIRHQIMVDLRLLKTKKKHNNSYVNPYETKSFDGMFYDKKN, from the coding sequence ATGATTAACGACCTATATCAGCTAACTGATGAGATTTATCGGCTTACTCAAACATTTTCTGACAAAAATCGAGAAGAAGGCATTCAAAAGTTAGAGTATCTTCTATTAAAAAGACGTGACCTCATAGAGAAACTGCCGCCAAAAAGTAGGGATAATGAATCGATGGGTAAGAAAATTGTCGAAATGAATAAGGCAATTGATCAAAAGCTGATCTTAATTCGGCATCAAATTATGGTAGATCTCCGTTTGTTAAAAACGAAAAAAAAGCATAATAACAGCTATGTAAACCCTTACGAAACGAAATCGTTTGATGGGATGTTTTACGATAAAAAAAATTAA
- the fliS gene encoding flagellar export chaperone FliS, producing the protein MTANNPYQAYQQGAVQTASPGDLTLMLYNGCLKFIKLARTGIQEKNIELKNTNLLKAQNIIQELMITLDTNVQVAKSMMAMYDYINQCLIEANTKNDTASLDEAEQYVTEFRDTWKQVVQLHRQQVHGSGGQA; encoded by the coding sequence ATGACAGCAAATAATCCGTATCAAGCGTATCAGCAAGGAGCTGTTCAGACTGCTTCTCCAGGAGATTTAACGCTTATGTTGTATAACGGGTGTTTAAAATTTATCAAACTTGCACGAACAGGCATACAGGAAAAAAATATTGAGCTGAAAAATACGAATCTGTTAAAAGCACAAAATATTATTCAAGAACTAATGATTACCCTTGATACAAACGTGCAAGTTGCTAAGTCTATGATGGCTATGTATGACTATATTAACCAGTGTTTAATTGAAGCAAATACAAAAAATGACACAGCAAGCTTGGATGAAGCCGAACAATATGTAACAGAATTCCGCGATACATGGAAGCAAGTTGTGCAGCTTCACCGCCAGCAAGTCCATGGAAGCGGCGGTCAAGCATAA
- a CDS encoding GNAT family N-acetyltransferase, which translates to MNVQLITKEQAWEVRHTVMWPDKDFSYIQLKDDPSGMHYGLFEKGELKSVVSLFITGDEAQFRKFATLKEEQGKGYGSHLLKEVLLKVKSLGVRRVWCNARENKVSFYQAFNIKKTARVFTKSSTRYVVMELFF; encoded by the coding sequence ATGAACGTTCAATTGATTACAAAAGAACAAGCTTGGGAAGTCCGACATACCGTCATGTGGCCTGATAAAGATTTCAGTTATATTCAGCTGAAAGATGATCCATCAGGCATGCACTATGGACTGTTTGAAAAAGGAGAGTTAAAATCAGTTGTTTCCTTATTTATAACAGGTGATGAAGCTCAATTCCGGAAATTTGCCACTCTCAAAGAAGAACAAGGAAAAGGGTATGGCAGTCATTTGCTAAAAGAGGTGTTGCTCAAGGTAAAGAGCCTTGGGGTACGAAGAGTCTGGTGTAACGCACGAGAAAATAAAGTCTCTTTTTATCAGGCGTTCAACATTAAAAAAACGGCTCGTGTATTCACCAAATCTTCTACACGCTATGTAGTGATGGAACTATTTTTTTAA
- a CDS encoding amino acid permease — MGNKTESHGKLKQRHVSMISIAGIIGAGLFVGSGSVINATGPAAVVSYAAAGLLVVLLMRMLGEMAMVNPDKGSFATYAQQGIGAWAGYAVGWLYWFFWLIVIAIEATAGGAIVHEWLPSVPIWLLSLILTFALTLTNLFSVKSFGEFEYWFAMIKIVAIVAFMGIGLAIIFGLIPGTSSPGLANLTGHGGFMPKGTNSIFLGVITVIFSYFGAEIAAIAASESENPAKAITTAIRSVVWRILIFYIGSVAILVTLLPWNSADLLKSPYVTMLEMVNIPAAAQIMNLVVLVSVLSCLNSALYTNSRMILSLAQKGQAPRVLAKVSKSGVPARAVWISTAAAYVCAIFSFVSPDKLFLFLVNASGAIALIVYLAIAISHLRLRKKMIQANQPIKGMKMWLFPYLTYATIAVITVIFLSMAFIDSMRSQFFLTLGLTAVVLLSYSFIKKTNNKRPDDQFSESENIAK; from the coding sequence ATGGGAAACAAAACAGAATCACACGGAAAGTTAAAGCAACGTCACGTTTCCATGATTTCCATTGCAGGTATTATCGGAGCCGGCTTGTTTGTAGGAAGCGGATCCGTTATTAACGCAACAGGCCCAGCAGCAGTAGTTTCATATGCAGCAGCCGGACTGCTAGTCGTTCTATTGATGCGTATGCTCGGTGAAATGGCTATGGTAAACCCAGATAAAGGCTCATTCGCAACATATGCTCAGCAAGGAATTGGCGCGTGGGCAGGTTATGCTGTTGGATGGCTTTACTGGTTTTTCTGGCTAATTGTAATTGCGATTGAAGCCACTGCAGGAGGAGCAATTGTTCATGAATGGCTCCCTTCCGTACCAATTTGGCTTTTAAGCTTAATCTTAACCTTTGCATTAACTTTAACAAACTTGTTCTCTGTCAAATCATTTGGAGAATTTGAATATTGGTTTGCTATGATTAAAATTGTGGCAATCGTTGCTTTTATGGGGATCGGTTTAGCTATTATTTTCGGATTAATCCCAGGTACATCTTCACCTGGTCTAGCTAATTTAACGGGCCACGGAGGCTTTATGCCAAAAGGCACGAACTCTATCTTTTTAGGGGTTATTACCGTTATTTTCTCTTATTTTGGAGCTGAAATTGCAGCTATTGCAGCTAGTGAATCAGAAAATCCAGCAAAAGCTATCACAACTGCTATTCGCAGTGTCGTATGGCGAATTTTAATTTTCTATATTGGTTCAGTTGCTATTTTAGTAACTCTTTTACCTTGGAACTCAGCTGATTTACTAAAAAGTCCATATGTAACAATGTTAGAAATGGTCAATATTCCAGCAGCTGCACAAATTATGAATTTAGTCGTATTAGTATCCGTTTTGTCTTGCTTAAACTCTGCTTTGTATACGAACTCACGAATGATTTTATCATTAGCTCAAAAAGGACAAGCTCCTCGCGTTTTAGCAAAGGTAAGCAAATCAGGCGTGCCGGCAAGAGCCGTATGGATTAGCACAGCTGCCGCATATGTATGTGCTATCTTTAGCTTCGTTTCGCCGGATAAACTCTTTTTATTCTTAGTTAATGCATCAGGAGCCATTGCTCTTATTGTATATTTAGCTATCGCTATTTCTCATTTACGCCTGCGCAAGAAAATGATTCAAGCTAACCAGCCAATTAAAGGAATGAAAATGTGGTTGTTCCCGTATTTAACATACGCAACAATTGCTGTTATTACCGTGATCTTCTTATCAATGGCATTTATTGA
- the secA gene encoding preprotein translocase subunit SecA: protein MLGLFKKVFDGNQRQIGRLEKMADQIDALGPEIASLTDDQLREKTAEFQQRYQNGESLDNLLDEAFAVVREAAKRVLGMYPYKVQLMGGISLHEGNISEMKTGEGKTLTATMPVYLNAITGKGVHVVTVNEYLASRDASEMGRLYEFLGLKVGLNLNHLTREEKQEAYAADITYSTNNELGFDYLRDNMVLYKEQMVQRPLHFAVIDEVDSILIDEARTPLIISGSAQKSTALYIQANAFVRTLDKETDFTFDIKTKSVQLTEEGMSKAERAFGIENLFDISHVALNHHINQALKAHVTMQNDVDYVIDEDQVVIVDQFTGRLMKGRRFSDGLHQAIEAKENVEIQNESMTLATITFQNYFRMYEKLSGMTGTAKTEEEEFRNIYNMHVVVIPTNKPISRDDKADLIYKSMEGKFNAVVEDIAERHAKGQPVLVGTVAIETSEILSALLKKKGIRHHVLNAKQHEREADIIENAGHKGAVTIATNMAGRGTDIKLGEGVVEAGGLAVLGTERHESRRIDNQLRGRAGRQGDPGVSQFYLSMEDELMRRFGSDNMMAMMDRLGMDDSQPIQSKIVTRAVESAQKRVEGNNFDARKQLLQYDDVLRQQREVIYKQRFEVLDSDNLRAIVERMIESTLQRVVEVNTPREELEEEWNLQAIIDYVNANVLEEGEVTEEDLRRKEPEEMVELLVDHAKARYNEKEEQLPEEQMREFEKVVVLRAVDSKWMDHIDTMDQLRQGIHLRAYGQTDPLREYQMEGFAMFENMIATIEEEVTKYIMKAEINNNLERQEVAQGQAAVHPKEGDAPAKKKPKVNAIEVGRNDPCICGSGKKYKNCCGKES, encoded by the coding sequence ATGCTTGGATTATTTAAAAAAGTGTTTGACGGCAATCAGCGCCAAATCGGCCGTTTAGAAAAAATGGCGGACCAAATTGATGCGTTAGGTCCTGAAATAGCGTCTTTAACGGACGATCAGCTTCGTGAAAAAACAGCTGAATTTCAACAACGCTACCAAAATGGCGAATCGCTCGATAACCTATTAGATGAAGCTTTTGCGGTTGTACGTGAAGCAGCGAAACGTGTGTTAGGCATGTATCCGTACAAAGTTCAGCTAATGGGGGGTATTTCTCTGCATGAAGGGAATATCTCGGAAATGAAAACGGGTGAAGGTAAAACGTTGACAGCTACTATGCCTGTATACTTAAATGCCATTACAGGAAAAGGTGTACATGTAGTAACAGTCAATGAATACTTAGCGAGCCGTGATGCTAGTGAAATGGGTCGTTTATATGAATTCCTAGGCTTGAAAGTAGGGTTAAATCTAAACCATTTAACGCGTGAAGAAAAGCAAGAAGCATATGCAGCGGATATTACGTATAGTACAAATAATGAACTCGGATTTGACTATTTACGTGATAACATGGTGCTTTACAAAGAACAAATGGTTCAACGTCCGCTTCATTTTGCCGTAATCGATGAAGTTGACTCTATCTTAATTGATGAAGCACGTACGCCGCTTATTATATCCGGCAGCGCGCAGAAATCAACTGCGCTTTATATTCAAGCTAATGCATTCGTTCGCACGCTTGATAAAGAAACCGATTTTACTTTTGATATCAAAACAAAAAGTGTTCAGTTAACGGAAGAAGGTATGTCAAAAGCCGAGCGGGCATTTGGCATTGAAAACTTATTTGATATTTCACACGTAGCACTAAACCATCATATCAATCAAGCGCTTAAAGCACATGTAACGATGCAAAACGATGTGGATTATGTAATTGATGAAGATCAGGTCGTAATCGTTGACCAGTTTACTGGTCGTTTAATGAAAGGAAGACGTTTTAGCGACGGCTTGCATCAAGCTATCGAAGCTAAAGAGAATGTTGAGATTCAAAATGAAAGCATGACGTTAGCTACGATCACATTCCAAAACTACTTCCGTATGTATGAAAAATTATCAGGTATGACGGGTACAGCTAAAACGGAAGAAGAAGAATTCCGTAATATTTACAATATGCACGTTGTTGTTATTCCGACAAACAAGCCAATTTCACGTGACGATAAAGCGGATTTAATTTATAAGTCAATGGAAGGCAAGTTTAATGCGGTAGTAGAAGATATTGCCGAGCGTCACGCAAAAGGACAGCCTGTTCTTGTTGGTACAGTTGCGATTGAAACATCTGAAATTTTATCAGCTTTATTAAAGAAAAAAGGCATTCGCCATCACGTTTTAAATGCAAAACAGCATGAGCGTGAAGCGGATATTATCGAAAATGCGGGTCACAAAGGTGCGGTAACAATCGCAACAAATATGGCCGGTCGTGGTACGGATATCAAACTAGGTGAAGGTGTCGTTGAAGCTGGGGGTCTTGCTGTACTTGGTACAGAGCGTCATGAATCACGCCGTATTGATAATCAGCTTCGCGGACGTGCTGGACGTCAAGGGGACCCAGGGGTATCTCAATTCTATCTATCCATGGAAGATGAATTAATGCGCCGATTTGGTTCAGATAATATGATGGCAATGATGGATCGCCTTGGTATGGATGACTCACAGCCAATTCAAAGTAAAATTGTAACAAGAGCTGTTGAATCCGCTCAAAAACGCGTTGAAGGTAATAACTTCGATGCGCGTAAACAATTGCTTCAATATGATGACGTGCTTCGTCAACAGCGTGAAGTTATTTACAAACAGCGCTTTGAAGTGCTTGATTCAGACAACCTACGTGCGATTGTAGAACGTATGATTGAATCAACGCTACAGCGTGTGGTTGAAGTAAACACACCGCGTGAAGAATTAGAAGAAGAATGGAATTTACAAGCGATTATTGATTACGTAAATGCTAATGTTCTTGAGGAAGGTGAAGTCACAGAAGAAGATCTTCGCCGTAAAGAGCCTGAAGAAATGGTAGAACTGCTGGTAGATCATGCAAAAGCTCGTTATAATGAAAAAGAAGAGCAGCTCCCTGAAGAACAAATGCGTGAATTTGAAAAAGTTGTTGTTCTTAGAGCAGTTGATTCTAAATGGATGGATCATATCGATACGATGGATCAGCTTCGCCAAGGTATCCACCTTCGTGCGTACGGCCAAACAGATCCTCTTCGCGAATACCAAATGGAAGGTTTTGCGATGTTTGAAAATATGATTGCAACCATTGAAGAAGAAGTGACGAAGTATATCATGAAAGCAGAAATTAACAACAACCTTGAGCGTCAAGAGGTAGCGCAAGGTCAGGCGGCTGTTCATCCAAAAGAAGGAGACGCGCCGGCTAAGAAGAAGCCAAAAGTAAATGCGATAGAAGTTGGCCGAAATGATCCTTGTATCTGCGGAAGTGGCAAAAAGTATAAAAACTGCTGCGGTAAAGAATCATAA
- the fliD gene encoding flagellar filament capping protein FliD: MVRVSGLASGMDIDQIVSDLMKAERMPIDKMKKQKQTLEWQRDDYRSMNLLLSEFNNLAFNMTLQSSYSSKTVSSADETKVKAAATSSAGNASYTLSNVIMATAAQNISSGKISEGSSEGTIDPTKSLWEQKTLLGSAWSGKEVKQPDITISADTKTSKLSKGAIFEGSLPSSIQVKNKESSQEFNIKTTGDPTLIGENDVFVNMNTGEMTFGSTLANGSTVQGFTYKQNVLQFSITTYDSNGKATGDNEDGSMSFEFDGSASLNTVLTQLSNSKVGISAFYDEGTDKVVFTRKDTGDLSKAGGAGGQKMVFSGAFLKSFLKLDTQKETGGTDAKFTLNGLETTRKSNTFTTGGVTYTLQNNFTGDVRVNVSNDTQKVFDTIKDFVTKYNELIEKINGKITEERDRNYQPLTDEEREKLTDKQAEQWDDKAKSGLLKGDSILSSGLNQMRSNWYAFVSGVSGAFSQLTDIGISTSANYSDRGKLVIEGDGTKLKEAIEKDPQSVMDLFMKSGSTTSEKGIVRRLRDTITQTVSKVEQRAGRSTWTSEQFLLGRNLKSVNSQITSFESRLTQIEDRYYRQFTAMEKAIQNANAQSAQLSQYFS; the protein is encoded by the coding sequence GTGGTAAGAGTAAGTGGGTTAGCAAGCGGAATGGATATTGATCAAATCGTCAGTGATTTAATGAAGGCTGAACGTATGCCTATTGATAAAATGAAAAAACAAAAGCAAACGTTAGAGTGGCAGCGAGATGATTATCGCTCTATGAACTTGCTATTATCAGAATTTAATAATCTCGCTTTTAATATGACCTTGCAGTCTTCTTATTCGTCTAAAACGGTATCTTCAGCAGATGAAACGAAAGTAAAAGCGGCAGCTACTTCCTCAGCAGGTAACGCGTCTTATACACTTTCAAACGTGATAATGGCGACTGCTGCGCAAAATATCAGTAGTGGGAAAATTTCAGAAGGCTCTTCAGAAGGCACTATTGACCCTACTAAAAGTTTATGGGAGCAAAAAACCTTGCTTGGCAGTGCGTGGAGTGGAAAAGAGGTCAAGCAACCTGATATTACAATAAGTGCTGATACAAAGACTTCCAAGTTATCCAAAGGAGCCATTTTTGAGGGAAGCCTGCCTTCTTCTATTCAAGTGAAAAATAAAGAATCTTCTCAAGAATTTAATATAAAAACTACAGGCGATCCTACTTTAATAGGAGAGAATGATGTATTCGTTAATATGAATACGGGCGAAATGACATTCGGTTCCACGTTAGCAAACGGTAGCACTGTTCAAGGATTTACGTATAAGCAAAATGTCCTCCAGTTTTCTATTACAACGTATGACAGTAATGGAAAAGCAACAGGAGATAATGAAGACGGCAGTATGTCATTTGAATTTGATGGTTCAGCGTCATTAAATACTGTTTTGACCCAACTTAGTAATTCAAAAGTAGGTATTTCAGCCTTTTACGATGAAGGAACAGATAAAGTTGTCTTTACTCGCAAAGACACAGGAGATTTGTCAAAAGCCGGTGGTGCAGGCGGTCAAAAGATGGTGTTTTCAGGAGCGTTTTTAAAAAGTTTCTTAAAATTAGATACTCAAAAAGAAACCGGCGGAACAGATGCAAAGTTTACGCTAAACGGTCTAGAAACAACCCGTAAATCCAATACGTTTACAACGGGAGGTGTTACCTATACCCTCCAAAATAATTTTACAGGAGATGTGCGCGTTAATGTAAGCAATGATACGCAGAAAGTATTTGATACAATTAAAGATTTTGTGACCAAATACAATGAACTGATTGAGAAGATTAACGGAAAGATTACGGAAGAAAGAGACCGGAACTATCAGCCTTTGACTGATGAAGAAAGAGAAAAACTAACGGATAAACAAGCTGAGCAATGGGATGATAAGGCGAAAAGCGGTTTGTTAAAAGGAGACTCAATTTTATCAAGCGGGCTAAACCAGATGCGTTCTAACTGGTATGCCTTTGTATCAGGAGTGAGCGGAGCATTTTCGCAGCTAACCGACATCGGTATTTCAACTAGCGCAAACTATAGCGATCGAGGCAAGCTAGTCATAGAAGGTGACGGAACTAAATTAAAAGAAGCAATTGAAAAAGACCCGCAGTCAGTCATGGATTTATTTATGAAAAGTGGAAGTACAACAAGTGAAAAAGGGATTGTACGACGTTTACGAGATACGATTACTCAAACCGTATCCAAAGTTGAGCAGCGCGCTGGCCGTTCAACATGGACAAGTGAACAATTTTTGCTTGGGCGTAATTTAAAAAGCGTAAATAGCCAAATCACTAGTTTTGAAAGCAGGCTCACACAAATAGAAGACCGATATTATCGTCAGTTTACAGCAATGGAAAAAGCCATTCAAAATGCAAATGCTCAAAGCGCGCAGTTATCGCAATATTTTAGTTAA
- the hpf gene encoding ribosome hibernation-promoting factor, HPF/YfiA family has product MMYNIRGENIEVTPAIREYVEKKLGKLERYFDETPTADVNVNLKVYNNDQKIEVTIPMNDLVLRAEETHSDLYAAVDLVLDKLERQIRKHKTKVNRKMREKGAEKYLFAALESEANVAVATEEDELELVRTKRFNLKPMDSEEAILQMNMLGHSFFVFTNAETNITNVVYRRKDGRYGLIEPN; this is encoded by the coding sequence ATGATGTATAACATTCGCGGTGAAAACATTGAGGTGACTCCAGCAATTAGGGAATACGTAGAGAAAAAGCTTGGTAAGTTAGAGCGTTATTTCGACGAAACACCAACTGCTGACGTAAATGTAAACTTAAAAGTCTACAATAACGATCAAAAAATAGAAGTCACAATCCCAATGAATGATCTCGTATTGAGAGCTGAAGAGACACACAGTGATTTATATGCAGCTGTCGATCTTGTCCTAGATAAATTAGAGCGTCAAATTCGTAAACATAAAACAAAAGTAAATCGAAAAATGCGTGAAAAAGGCGCTGAGAAGTATCTGTTCGCAGCATTAGAAAGCGAAGCGAACGTAGCTGTTGCAACTGAAGAAGATGAATTAGAGCTAGTTCGTACAAAACGATTTAATTTAAAGCCAATGGATAGTGAAGAGGCTATTTTGCAAATGAATATGTTAGGACATAGTTTCTTTGTATTTACAAACGCTGAGACCAACATTACAAACGTTGTATATCGAAGAAAAGATGGACGATATGGATTGATTGAACCAAACTAA